The proteins below are encoded in one region of Streptomyces ficellus:
- the pstS gene encoding phosphate ABC transporter substrate-binding protein PstS produces the protein MQRRRAHRGRLVLGTRVVAAGSVLLLSACGTTAVSDSAPSPAPTSGIACASGGRLAASGSSAQQNAMKHWMREYQKACPGVEIRYVPIGSGGGVAQFLRGATVLGGTDSPLKADEVELSRDACRGGRAIDLPMVGGPIAIGYNLSGVDDLVLDAPTLARIFDSEITRWDAPEIRRLNPGAALPALPIAAVHRSDESGTTQNLNAYLAGAAPEQWPYPKDKAWQAKGGQSASGSGGVASQVQGNDGAIGYVELSFARAKGLSTVRLDTGAPEPVAVSARTASAGIATAHADGTGKDMALTFDYRTRASGAYPIVLVTYEIVCDSGNPPEVLPALKSFLTYTASPRGQKDLARIHYAPLPDEVADRVRQVVGGLS, from the coding sequence GTGCAGCGTCGACGGGCACATCGCGGACGGCTGGTTCTGGGCACGCGCGTGGTGGCGGCGGGGAGCGTCCTGCTCCTCTCCGCCTGCGGTACCACGGCCGTCAGCGACAGCGCCCCGTCCCCCGCGCCCACGAGCGGCATCGCCTGCGCGTCCGGGGGCCGGCTGGCCGCGTCCGGCTCCAGCGCGCAGCAGAACGCGATGAAGCACTGGATGCGCGAGTACCAGAAGGCCTGCCCCGGCGTGGAGATCCGCTATGTGCCCATCGGGTCCGGCGGGGGAGTCGCCCAGTTCCTGCGCGGGGCGACCGTCCTCGGCGGAACGGACAGCCCGCTGAAGGCCGACGAAGTGGAGCTGTCCCGGGACGCGTGCCGGGGTGGCAGAGCCATCGACCTCCCCATGGTCGGCGGCCCCATCGCCATCGGGTACAACCTCTCCGGGGTGGACGACCTCGTCCTCGACGCGCCCACCCTCGCCAGGATCTTCGACTCCGAGATCACCCGGTGGGACGCGCCGGAGATCCGGCGCCTCAACCCCGGCGCGGCACTCCCCGCCCTCCCCATCGCCGCGGTGCACCGCTCCGACGAATCGGGCACCACCCAGAACCTCAACGCCTACCTCGCCGGAGCCGCGCCCGAGCAGTGGCCGTATCCCAAGGACAAGGCGTGGCAGGCCAAGGGCGGTCAGTCCGCCTCCGGCTCCGGCGGAGTGGCATCACAGGTGCAGGGCAACGACGGCGCGATCGGCTACGTCGAACTGTCCTTCGCCCGGGCGAAGGGGCTCAGCACGGTCAGGCTCGACACCGGCGCGCCCGAGCCGGTCGCCGTCTCCGCCCGGACCGCCTCGGCCGGCATCGCCACGGCCCATGCGGACGGCACGGGCAAGGACATGGCGCTGACCTTCGACTACCGGACGCGGGCGAGCGGCGCCTACCCCATCGTCCTCGTCACGTACGAGATCGTGTGCGACAGCGGGAACCCGCCCGAGGTGCTGCCCGCCCTGAAGTCCTTCCTGACCTACACGGCGAGCCCCCGGGGGCAGAAGGACCTCGCCCGGATCCACTACGCCCCCCTGCCGGACGAGGTGGCCGACCGCGTACGGCAGGTCGTCGGCGGCTTGTCGTGA